In Halopseudomonas xinjiangensis, a single genomic region encodes these proteins:
- the ruvC gene encoding crossover junction endodeoxyribonuclease RuvC → MALILGVDPGSRITGFGIVKEEAGQCCYVTSGCIRLGDGPFPERLKRIFECLTELIEHHRPTILSIEQVFLARNPDSALKLGQARGAAIVAAVNCGLEVREYTARQVKQSVVGTGAADKTQVQHMVTQLLGLSGTPQADAADALAIALCHAHSAALHAQLGGGLIGLRAGRVRRR, encoded by the coding sequence ATGGCATTGATACTCGGGGTGGACCCCGGTTCGCGCATTACCGGCTTCGGGATCGTGAAGGAGGAGGCCGGACAGTGCTGCTACGTCACTTCTGGTTGTATCCGTTTGGGAGATGGTCCGTTTCCGGAGCGGCTGAAACGCATCTTCGAGTGCCTGACTGAGTTGATCGAACACCATCGGCCCACGATTCTCAGCATCGAGCAGGTATTTCTCGCGCGCAATCCAGATTCGGCGCTCAAATTGGGGCAAGCCCGTGGCGCTGCGATAGTCGCGGCGGTTAATTGTGGACTGGAAGTGCGCGAATACACCGCCCGGCAGGTCAAGCAGTCGGTAGTCGGAACGGGCGCGGCGGACAAGACGCAGGTCCAGCACATGGTCACTCAACTGCTCGGGCTATCCGGCACGCCTCAGGCGGACGCCGCCGACGCTCTGGCAATCGCCCTATGCCACGCTCATTCGGCCGCGCTGCATGCGCAACTGGGTGGCGGGCTGATTGGGCTCCGTGCCGGGCGTGTGCGGCGGCGC